The following coding sequences are from one Rathayibacter sp. SW19 window:
- a CDS encoding PPOX class F420-dependent oxidoreductase yields the protein MAELTDEVRTWLTRRHQAVLITIRANGAPQSSNVGTAFDGTDFHVSVTASRAKTRNLLRDPRATMHVLGPNFWAFASVLCTAEVGAISTEPGDQPGQDLLTLYNSISDVPHPNPAEFFQAMVDERRLRLTLHPLSVSGNGWQAR from the coding sequence ATGGCCGAACTTACCGACGAGGTGCGCACCTGGCTGACGCGCCGGCACCAGGCCGTTCTGATCACCATCCGAGCGAACGGTGCGCCGCAGTCCTCGAACGTTGGCACCGCTTTCGACGGCACCGACTTTCACGTCTCGGTCACGGCGTCGCGGGCGAAAACCCGCAACCTGCTGCGGGACCCGCGCGCAACCATGCACGTGCTCGGTCCCAACTTCTGGGCCTTCGCGTCCGTGTTGTGTACGGCCGAAGTTGGCGCCATCAGCACCGAGCCTGGCGACCAGCCCGGGCAAGACCTGCTCACCCTCTACAACTCGATCAGCGATGTGCCGCACCCGAACCCAGCCGAGTTCTTTCAGGCCATGGTCGACGAACGGCGGCTTCGACTGACGCTGCATCCGCTGAGTGTGTCAGGCAACGGCTGGCAGGCGCGCTGA